CTTCCGCTTCACTTCCCACACGCCAGGCCTGGTCGAGCTTGCGGCTGCCGTCGTCGCTGGCATCCGCCGCATGATAAAGCGCCGCCACACGGCCCATTCGGGCCTCGCTGGCAATGCGTTCTGAACCCAAGATAAGCCGTCCGCTGCGCATTTCGAGTCCCAACCGGTCCAGAAATGCACGCGTAAGAGCCTGCTCGGCCAAAACCGGCAGAGTCTCTGAAATCGCAATCTTGCCGTTCTTGAAGGCCCGGGCCAGCGCGCCCTTGAGCTTCCCGTTCGCCAGCGCTTCAGTCAGTTCGGCTTGAGTGACACCCACCCACGCGCCACGGCCAGGGGCCTTGGCGAGAGCATCGGGCAAGACGTCACCATCGGGCGAGATCGCCAGGCGCAGGAGTTCGTCCCGCGAGGCGATCCGCCCGCTGAGTATGCAGCGGCGCTCCGGCCCGTTACTCGGGTCGGTCGCTTCCGCAATGTCGTGGTCGGCTAGCGGCTCATTGCGAGGATTCCGCATCGGCGGCCTCCTCTTGAACGGGTGCTTCGGCTGCCGGAGCAGCTTCGTCTTCACCCTCGAACCAGTGAGCGCGGGCAGCCATGATGATCTCGTTGCCCTGCTCTTCGTTCAGGCCGAACTCACCCAGCACGCCACCCTTGTCTTCGGTGCGCTGCTGACGGCGCAGCGGCGGACCGGTCTCGGCGTTACGGCGGCGCGGAGCTTCGCGCTTCTTGGCGATCAGTTCGTCCGTTGCGAGGTCGGCGAGATCGTCGAGCGTCTTGATGCCCGCCTTGCCGAGCACGACGAGCATCTGCTCGTTGAGGTGCGGCATTTCGGCCAGCGCGTCTTCGACGCCAAGC
Above is a genomic segment from Altererythrobacter sp. Root672 containing:
- a CDS encoding DUF448 domain-containing protein; the protein is MRNPRNEPLADHDIAEATDPSNGPERRCILSGRIASRDELLRLAISPDGDVLPDALAKAPGRGAWVGVTQAELTEALANGKLKGALARAFKNGKIAISETLPVLAEQALTRAFLDRLGLEMRSGRLILGSERIASEARMGRVAALYHAADASDDGSRKLDQAWRVGSEAEGSGLSGLRLPLDRAALSVALGRDNVVHLALADAASAGRVAIPLQRLVIFLGAPAASLDEDACRAGDDAASASMATNEF